The DNA sequence AACTGGACGCCTCTTCACCGAGCTGCTTACTTCGGCCACAAGGAAACAGCAAAGTTTCTTATAGATAAGGGCGCAGATGTCAATGTAAGAACTAATATCGGCGTGCTTCCCATTATGATGGCTATAATGCACAATCATAACGATACAGCCGAGATGCTTATAGCCAATGGGGTCGAGAAAACCATCTATGTTGCGGCTGCTCAAGGAGACGTTGAGGGTGTTAAGGTATTGCTTAAGAAAGACACAAACCTGGTTAACGCCACGGCATCGAATGACGGTTGGAGTGCGATGCACTGGGCGGCATATATGGACCATCCGGATGTCATCAAGGTTCTTATCGAAAACGGCGCCAATGTAAATATCCGTGAAAAAAAACTTAACGAGGCTACTCCTTTATTCTGGGCGGTGCGCAAAGGCAGTTTAGACGCTGCAAAACTTCTCATTGAAGATGGCGCAGATGTTAAATTTAAGATGAAAAATGGTGGAAGTTTACTGCATAACTCAAGAACTTTCGAAGCAGCCCAGTTGCTTGTTGACAACGGGGTTGACGTCAATGCAAAAGACGAGAATGGAATGACCCCTTTACATTACATCGTCGATCCAATTGGAATACAAGGGATGCTTTTCCATAAAAACGGCGTAACCGCCAGAACTTTGAAGGCAGATTTTGAAAAACATCGCGGTGCTGCGGAGAAAATTACTGTTGAAATAGCGGAGTTGCTGATAACAAAAGGCGCTGATATAAACGCAAAAGATGAAAAAGGCAATACGCCGCTTTCTATTGCCAAAATGGCGAAGAATAAAGCATTGATTAAGTTGCTCGAAAAAGCCGGTGCGAAGGAATAATTAAAGTAAAAACGAGGAAAATATGAAATACAAAGGCAGGTTCGGAGATTACGGCGGCTTCTATGTTCCGGAGGTTTTGATACCGGTACTTGAAGAATTAGAGGGGGCGTTTTACTGCTTTTATCAAGATAAGCGATTTGCGGCGGAACTGGCGCAGCTTTTGGGGGATTACGCCGGCCGGCCGACG is a window from the Phycisphaerae bacterium genome containing:
- a CDS encoding ankyrin repeat domain-containing protein, whose protein sequence is MKLIVFFIVCISLIPAAFADVNVPDGNTQLTQAAKDSNLPAGQTEHKEDKFPLHMAASDGDIEKVKKLIAEGYNVNIQDDANWTPLHRAAYFGHKETAKFLIDKGADVNVRTNIGVLPIMMAIMHNHNDTAEMLIANGVEKTIYVAAAQGDVEGVKVLLKKDTNLVNATASNDGWSAMHWAAYMDHPDVIKVLIENGANVNIREKKLNEATPLFWAVRKGSLDAAKLLIEDGADVKFKMKNGGSLLHNSRTFEAAQLLVDNGVDVNAKDENGMTPLHYIVDPIGIQGMLFHKNGVTARTLKADFEKHRGAAEKITVEIAELLITKGADINAKDEKGNTPLSIAKMAKNKALIKLLEKAGAKE